The nucleotide window GGCGATGAACAGGATGATGAACATGACGTCGCCCAGCTCTTCCATGGCCTCGCGCGCGTCGCCCTGGCGGATGCCTTCGATCAGTTCGAAGGTCTCTTCGGCCAGGTAGTCGCACATGGAGCGGGGGGTCTGCTCCTTGTCCCAGGGGCAGCCGTTCGGCGCGAGCAGGGCGTCGATGACGCCGAGAAGTTCCTGCATGGCCGCTGCGGCGTCATGGTGATCGCTCATGGCGAGGTCTCCTTCGGAAGATGAGAGTGTGTCGGACGCCCGGACCTATTCGGCCGTGTCGCCCTCGTCGATTCCCAGGACGCCCCTTGCGGAATCAAGGGCCTCCTGCGGGTTGGGAATGTCGATGTATTCCCCGAGCTTGTCAACAAGGTGCTGGGCCTGAGGCGCGATGGCCGACTGGGTGAGGATGTCCGAATTCGGGGCGAACGTCTGCAGGAACATGAGTCCGATCAGGCCGATGAGTACGCCTTCGAGCAGGCCGAACACGCCGCCTGCGGTCCGGTCGACCCAGCCGAGGAGGGTGATCTCGAGCATGGTCCTTATGAGCTTGGCAACGAGCCAGACCAGAATCAGGGTGCCCACGAATATGATGGAATACGACAGTACGCCAACGGTCATCTCACTGTCGATGTAGAGCGCCAGGTGCGGCTGGAGCAGGTGGTCGAAGTTGGAAGCCAGGACCACGGCCAGGACAACGGCGATCAGGGACAGGATTTCCTGGACCAATCCGCGGAAGAATCCGCGCAGGAGGAACAGGGCGACGATGCAGATGAGAATGATATCGAGAAAATTCATTCGGTTCGTCCTTGGGTAGTGTGATTGCCCTCTCTGGGAATAGGGACTAGCAAACTGTCGAAGAAATGTGAACCTGAACACCGTTTTTTTTCTTTCACGGAATCTGTAAACCGGGCGCGGGCTTGTGCCGGGAGCGGAACTCGGCTACAGGAACATCAGTCACCTGTCATTTCACAAGGAGAGGCGAATGCAGGTTCACGAAACGGGTTTTTCCGGCCTTCTCGTCCTGGAGCCGAGGGTGTTCCAGGATGAGCGGGGTTTTTTCCTGGAGAGCTACAGCAGGGAAGCGTTCGGGAAGCTCGGCATCGACTGCGAGTTTGTTCAGGACAACCACGCTTACTCAAGGGATGTCGGCGTGTTGCGCGGTTTTCACTTCCAGGCGCCCCCTGCGGCACAGGCCAAACTGGTTTGGGTGACCCGCGGCGCGGTCCTGGACGTGGTCGTGGACCTGCGAAAGGGTTCGCCGACCTTCGGCAAGTGGCGGCACGTCATCCTGAGCGCCGCCAACTTCAAGCGGATGTTCATCCCGCACGGCTTCGGCCATGCGTATGTGACCATCATGCCCGACACCGAATTCCAGTATAAGGTCGACGCGCCGTACGCCCCCGAGACCGAGGGCGGCATCGTCTGGGACGATCCCGACATCGCCATGGAGTGGGCGGTTGCCCTGCGGGGGCGCGAGCCCGTCATGTCCGAAAAGGACAAGCGGCTCCCGAGGCTGGCCGATTTCGACTCTCCTTTCATTTATGAGGATTAATTCATGTCCGACGCCGAAATGAGCCGGGACGGTTTTGCCGCGCCGTGCCATGCCATCATACTTGCCGGGGGCTCAGGCACCCGGCTGTGGCCCCTGTCCCGGAACCTGATGCCCAAACAGCTTCTCGTCCTGGGCGGGGAGACCACCCTGTTGCAGCAGACGGTTTCCCGCGTGCTGGAAGCCTTTGCTCCCTCCCGCATCTGGATCGTCACCAACGAGGAGCACGTCTTCGAGGTGCGCAAGCAGGCGGCGGTCATCGACCCGGCCCTGGAGGGCCAGGTCCTTGCCGAGCCCCTTGGACGGAACACGCTGCCCGCCATCATGCTCGGCCTGGACAGGGTGGTCATGGAAGACGAGTCCGCCCTGGCCGCGGTTTTTCCGTCCGACCATCTGGTCCGGGACACCGGTGCGTGGGTCCGGGACCTGCAACGCGCCTCCCGCCTGGCCGCCGAGAAGAAGTTCGTCACTTTCGGGGTGGAGCCGCACAAGCCGGAGACCGGCTACGGCTACATCGCCCTGGGAACGGAGCTGGGGGAGAACGCCTATACCGTGGACGGGTTCGTGGAGAAGCCGGACTATGCGACCGCCACCCGGTTCATCCAGGAAGGAAGTCATCTTTGGAATTCCGGGATGTTTCTCTTTTCGGCCCGTCATTTCCTGACCCAGGTGGCCCGGTGCGAGCCGCAACTCTGGGATTGGTGGATGGCCCGGGAGGAAAAGCCCCTGGTGGAGGGATATCGCGATATCCCGAATATTTCCGTGGACTACGGCGTGGTCGAAAAGATCGACAACATCTCCGTGGTCCGGGCCGGTTTCGACTGGGACGACCTCGGCAGCTGGGAGGCCATGTACCGGCTGGGAGACAAGGACGCCGACGGCAACGTGATCAAGGGCGACGTCCTGGCCATCGACTGCAGGAACTCCCTGCTCATCAGCGAGGGCGGCAAGCTGGCCGCCGTTGGCCTATCTGATATGATTATGGTCCAGACGCGGGACGCCACCCTGACCTGTCCCATGCCGCACGTCCAGGCGGTGCGAGACGTGGTGGCGGCCCTCAAGGAGCAGGGCAGTCAACTGGTGGAAAGCCACGTCACGGTGCATCGCCCCTGGGGCAACTACACCGTGCTGGAAGAGGGGCCGCAGTACAAGATCAAGCGTATCCAGGTGCTTCCGGGAGCGCGGTTGAGTTCCCAGATGCATCATCACCGCAGCGAGCATTGGGTGGTGGTCTCGGGCACCGCCGAGGTTGAGGTGGACAACAAGCCGGTGATCCTGGTGGAAAACCAGTTCGTGGACATCCCCAAGGCGTCGCAGCATCGTCTGGCCAATCCCGGCAAGGTGTTGCTGGATATCATCGAGATTCAGAGCGGCCCGTATCTGGAGGAGGACGACATCGTTAGATTCGATGACGTCTACGGCAGGGTCGAGAAATAACCCGATACGTGAATAATGCCGCATATTCGATTGATATGACAGTTGTTTTTCGCTTTCGAGAGATCGTGAAAATTTTCATATTCTCTTGACACGAAAACGATTGGTGCCGTATGGAAACGTAGTTCAATTGGTGTGATTTTCACATTAACTTTAGAGTGATGGGGCAAAGGTTATGGAGGAAAGAAAAGCATCGAAACGGTGTGGAGGGGTTCTTCCCTTTATCATCGGCTTCCTGGCCACCTGCGTCTTGGGGTGGGCTGTGATCCCGGGTCTGTTCTTCGAAAAAGTCGAACAGCCTATCTGGTTCAGCCACGCCGTGCATGTGGATGGACAGGGAATGGATTGCGAAAGTTGTCACTATTTCAGGGATGACGGCTCTTATGCCGGATTCCCGACCAACGAAGTGTGCGCCGAGTGTCACGCCGTCGATCCTGAAGAAGCAATGGAAGCCATTGCCGAAGAAGGTATCGACCCGTCTGACTACGACGCCATCATGAAGGCCGGAATCGGCGCCATCGAAGACAATCTGGCTTCCGGCGACGATGACAAGTTGGCCGCCGAACGTGAGTACGTCGTCAAGTACCTCATCCAGGGCAAGGAGGTTCCCTGGCTGAATTACCAGTACCAGCCTGACAACGTGTATTTTTCGCACGCGGCTCACAAGGACATGACCGTCGAGGACATGGCCGAGCTGAAGAAGGAACTGTCCGACGTCGTCGATCCGTCCGTGTTCGAGGCCGAGGAATTCCCCGAGCAGAACTGTAATCTGTGCCACCTGAAGGATGTCCATCTCAACGACGTGCCTCCGGCATTCGAGCGGAATATCCTTTCCGGGTACAGCAAGATGACCATGAAGATGTGGAAGTGCGAACGGTGCCACGCCCTCAAGGGCCAGCCCAACGCCTGCTACACCTGCCATAAGTAAAGGGGTACTGAAAATGAGCGTAGCACGCAGAGCTTTTATTCAGATGAGTGTGGGCGCCACCGTCGGTATCCTTTTTACTCCGACGGTCTGGACCGCCCTTGATGATGTATCCATCTGGACGCAGAACTGGCCCTGGATTCCCACGCTGAAGTACGGGGAAGTCAAGGGTGTTCCTGCGGTGTCCAAGATGTGTGAATCCGGCTGTGCCGTGAAGGTCCGCACTGTTGCGGGAGAAGCCTTCGCCGTTGCCGGCAACGAAGACAACCCGCTTTCGGGCGGCGGTGTCTGCCCCCTGTGCGCCAACGGCGTTCAGGTCAAAAACTCTCCCAACCGTATCAAGGCTCCCATGCTGAACGGCGAGGAGATTTCCTGGGAAAAGGCCAAGGAAGTCGTGGCCGAGAAGCTGGAGGCCGCCGGTGCCAACGTGGCCGTCATCTCCGGCGATCAGACCGGTACCGTGAACGAGGTCTTCTCCGCGCTGCTGGCCGACAAGGGCAGCGACGCCTTCTATATGATGCCCTGCGACATGCAGGCTGCCGACAAGGCATGGACCGGCCTGATGGGCGGTTCCGGCCAGATCGGTTATGACCTGGAAGGCGCGGACGTGGTCCTGCTGGCCGGTGCCGACGCACTGGAGTCCTGGGGCCCGACGGTCGCCAACCTGGCCGCTTTCGCAGCCAACGAGTCCGGCAAGTTCATCTTTGCCGGTCCCATGCAGACCAAGACCGCTTCCGTCACCGACAAGTGGGTGCCGGTCCCGGCCGAGGGCATGGCCGCCTTCACCCTGGGCGTGGCCTACTACGTCCTGCAGGCCGGCAAGGCCGTTGACGTGGCCGATTTCGACGCGTTCAAGGCCATGGTCATGAACGACTACAGCCCGGCCAAGGTCGAAGCCGCCACCGGCGTGAAGGCCGATCAGATGGCCGAAATCGCCAAGATGCTTTTGGCCGCGTCCAATCCCGTGGTCGTGCCCGGCGGTTCCGTGGCAGCCCACGGCGCAGCGTTCGCATTGAACCTGCTGCTTGGCGGCGCCATGAAGGCCCTTCCCGAGTTCGGCAGCGCGGTTTCCACCGCCATGACCCGTTCCGAGATGCTCAAGAAGGACATCCTGGAAGGCGTCAACGCCGACCTGCTGTTCGTCTACGAGGCCAACCCCGCCTACGCCCTGCCCGAGCAGGTCAAGGCCGGCTTCACCGTGGCCATCGACTCCGTCAACACCGAGACCACCGCTTCCGCCGACCTGGTGCTGCCTTCCCTGCACGCCTACGAGCGGTTCGACGACCTGGCCAACCCCTACGGCGTCGCCAACGCGACGTACGTTCTGGGCGTGCCGGTCTCCAAGCCGTCCGTCAAGGCGGCCTGCGCGGCGACCTTCATTCTCGGTCTGGCCGATCTCGGCTTCGAGACTTTCGAGGAAGTGCTGGAAGCCAAGGCCGAAGCCGTCGGTGCGGACATGGATTCGCTGACCGAAGGTTCCGCCTACGTGGTTGCCGGTGATACTCCGGTCGCTGCCGGCCTGGCCGCCAACGTCCTGGGCAAGGCCGCTGTTCCCGTCAAGGGTTCCGGCGGCGTGGGGCTCATCCCCTACACCCTGCTCAACGTCGGTACGGCCAATCAGGCTACCACCCCCAACGCACCGTGCACCATCAGCAACAATCAGTTGCTCGGCGACAACATGGTGGTGATGATGAACTCCGCCACTGCAAAGCAGCTCGGCGTGAGCGTTGGCTCCAAGGTCAAGCTCTCCGGCGGTAACGGCGATTGCGCCGCCCTGGTCCAAATCTTCGAAGGCGTCCTGACCGGTGCCGTGGCTGCTCCGCTCGGAATGGGCCACACCGTCGGCGACGAGTTCTCGAAGGGGAAGGGCGATAATGTCTACAAGATCCTCACGGTGAGCTCCGAGGCTGCCGCTGGCGCCTCCACATGGGCCGGTTCCACTGTGAACGTCGCCAAAATCTAGGGGGAACCGACATGCAAGTTAAAGAATTCAAAATCAAGTGGGGCATGGTCATAGATATTGACAAGTGCACCGGCTGCGGCGCCTGCATGGTCGGCTGCCAGGTGGAGAACAATATCGCTCCCATGACCAAATCGGACCCCTATAATTACGTTCAGGCTCTCACCAAGGACCGCGACGACGCGTCCAACAAGCTCAAGACCCTGACCTGGATGAACGTCTACGAACTGTCCAACGGCATGGCTTTCCCGGAACACGAGACTGCCTACCTGCCCAGGCCCTGCATGCAGTGCGGCAACCCCGCGTGCGTGCCTGTCTGCCCGGTCGTGGCCACGGACAAGAACGAAGAGGGCGGCATCGTCTCGCAGATCTACCCCCGTTGCATCGGTTGTCGGTACTGCATGGCTGCCTGCCCCTACCACGCCCGTTACTTCAACTGGTGGGATCCGCTCTGGCCGGAAGGCATGGACAAGGGGCTTTCCCCGGCCGCGTCTCCCCGTCCCCGCGGTGTGGTCGAGAAGTGTAACTTCTGCCACTCCCGCTACCTTGACGCCAAGAACAAGGCTCGCATCGACGGCGAGGACCCGATGAATCTGGCCGACGGCGCTTATTCCACCGCCTGCCAGGACATCTGTCCCACCGGCGCTATCCACTTCGGCGATCTCAACAATCCCGAACATGAAGTCTACGAGCTCCACAAGAGCCCGAACGCTTTCCGCCTGCTCGAGAAACTCGGCCTGGCTCCTCAGGTCTACTACATGTCCGAGCGCGAGTGGGTCCGCAAGCAGGGCGATAACTACAACGCCGGTGGCAGCGGTCACTAAGGGAGGCTGAAAATGGATAGCAAACTCTTCCCCGAAGGGGTTCAGCGTTGCGGTTTTGGCCGTTTCCTCATCTGGACAGCCGTTATTCTCGGCTTCTTCACCTGGGGTCTCTACGCCGCCGTCCTCGTACTGTATAACGGCATCGGCACCACCGGCCTGGACAACTACTTCGGGTTCGGTGCCTGGATTACCTTTGACCTTGCAGTGATCGCCCTGGGCGCCGGTGCATTCTTCACCGGTCTGCTCAAGTACATCCTCAAGATCAAACAGCTTGAGAAAATCATCAACCTGACCGTCGTGGTCGGTTTCATCTGCTACTCCGGCGCCATGCTGGTGCTGACGCTCGACATCGGCCAGCCGGGCCGCGCATGGTTCGGCTACTGGCACCCGAACGTCCACTCCATGCTGACGGAAGTTATCTTCTGCATCACCTGTTACTGCACCGTCCTGATCATCGAGTTCGTCCCGCTGGTCCTGGAGCAGAAGCAGCTGAACAAGATTCCCTTCATTCATGCGCTGGCGCACAACATGCACGTCAACATGGCCCTGTTCGCCGGTATCGGCGCCTTCCTGTCCACCTTCCACCAGGGTTCCCTTGGCGGTATGTACGGCGTCCTGATCGGTCGTCCCTTCGCCTTCCGCGAGGGCTTCTTCATCTGGCCCTGGACGTTCTTCCTGTTCGTCCTGTCCGCCGTCGGTTCCGGCCCGGTCTTCACCGTCCTGGTCGCCACCTTCATGGAGAAGCTGACCGGCAAGAAGCTCGTGGACTTCAAGACCAAGGCCCTGATGGGCAAGATCGCGGGCACCATGCTCTGCGTCTACATGTTCTTCAAGATCCTCGACACCTGGGCATGGGCCACCGGCTACCTGCCCTCCGTCGGTCTGACCTTTGACGACATGTTCTACGGCATGATCTACGGCAAATGGCTTCTCTGGAGCGAGATCATCCTGTGCGGCGTTGTCCCGGCCATCATGCTGGTGACCCCGTCCATCCGCAACCGTCCCGCGCTGCTGTACACCGCAGCCATCCTGGACTGCATCGGCGTATCCCTGAACCGCTACATCTTCACGGTTCAGACCATCGCCTTCCCGGCCATGCCGTTCGATTCCTGGCAGACCTACGCACCCAACTGGGTTGAGTACGCCTCGTCCATCATGATCGTGGCATACGGCTTCCTGGTTCTCAGCCTGGTCTACCGCTACCTCCCGCTCTTCCCGCAGGAGCGCGAACTGAACAGCTAGGTCCGGACCGACCCATCACGAATACAAAGGCCCCGCGCAATTGCGCGGGGCCTTTTGCGTGGGTGGGAGCCTTCCCGGCCAGGTCTACCGGATCGGCTGCCGCGATGCCCCCGGTGCATCGTTGACGGCGGATGGCCGCCTCATAATTCTTGTTATTGCACGGCCGGGTTGAACGAACCGTCAATGGATTTTGCGCCGGGGCAGGAAACAGGCCTGAAAATGTCGATTTTGGCACTGGAAATGGTGCTTCCCCGCCACTGATGGTGTGGGCATGCCAAAAAATGACATTTGTTGCAGACTAGTCGGCAAAAATACAACTGTTCCTTGACTTTTTTCCATTTTCAGACAATGATTTCTGTCTGTTCAGGAAGCTCTGTACGCCTATCGGCGAACATGAGGACCGGCTGGACTTTTTTTTGTTATCTTCTCTTTTTATGATCGGAGTAATCGTCAAATGGCAATGATCGAAGTGCAGAAGCTGCACAAGTGGTACGGCGACTTTCACGTTCTTCAAGGTATTACCGAATCCGTGAACAAGGGCGAGGTGCTGGTCATATGCGGCCCGTCCGGTTCCGGCAAATCCACCTTCATTCGTTGTATCAACCGGCTCGAGGAATATCAGAAGGGACAAATTCTCTTCGACGGCAAGGATATCCTGGACAAGGATGTCAATATCAACGACCTGCGCGCCGAAATCGGCATCGTTTTCCAGCAGTTCAACCTCTATCCGCATCTGTCAGTCCTGAAGAACGTGACCCTGGCCCCAATTAAGGTCAAGAACGTTCCCAAGGACGAGGCCGAGGAGCGCGCCCTGACTCTTCTGGAGCGGGTGGGCATCCACGACCAGGCACACAAGTATCCTGCGGAACTTTCCGGCGGCCAGCAGCAGCGAGTGGCCATCGCCCGTTCCCTGGCCATGAAGCCGAAGGTCATGCTTTTTGACGAGCCCACTTCGGCGCTTGATCCGGAAATGATCAACGAGGTCCTGAACGTCATGAAGGACCTGGCGCGGGAGGGTATGACCATGCTCTGCGTCACCCACGAAATGGGCTTTGCCCGCGAAGTCTGCGACCGGGTCCTGTTCATGGATGGGGGCGTGGTCGTCGAGCAGGCTCCGCCGGATGAATTCTTCAAGAATCCTCAGCATGAGCGTACAAAGAACTTCCTCAAGGAAATTCTTTAATTGGCATAAAAGCAAGTAACTTTAGCGAGGAGAGGTTTTATGAAACGTTTGGTACTCGTTTTGGCACTGGTACTGTCTTTCGTGTTTGCCGCGAACGTCGGTTTCGCAGGCAAGATCGAAGACGTGAAGGCCAAGGGCGTTCTGGTTTGCGGCGTCAAGGACTCCGTCTACCTGTTCGGTTTCATTGATCCCGAGACCAAGGAACTGGCCGGTCTGGACATCGACATCTGCAAATACATCGCCGACAAGCTGGGCGTGAAGGCCGAGTTCAAGACCGTTACTTCCAAGAACCGCATTCCCATGCTGGTTCAGGGTTCCGTGGACATGCTGGCCGCCACCATGACCCACAAGTTCTCCCGTGACGAACAGATCGACTTCTCCATCACCTACTTCATGGACGGTCAGAAGATCCTGGTGAAGAAGGGCGGCGGCATCGCTTCCGTTGCCGATCTGGCCAACAAGAAGGTCGGTACCGTCAAGGGTTCCACCTCCGAGAAGAACATCAAGGCTGCTCAGCCCGCAGCACAGGTCATCTCCTTTGACGAATACCCGCAGGCCTTCATGGCTCTGAAGCAGGGCAAGGTCAAGGCCGTGACCACCGACTCCGGTATCCTGGCCGGTCTCAAGGCCTCCGACGACAATCCCGACGACTGGGAAATCGCCGGTGACTTCATCGCTTCCGAACCTTACGGCCTCGGTCTGCCCGAGAACGATTCCAAGTTCCGTGATTTCGTCAACAAGTCCCTCAACGAGATGTGGCTCGACGGCACCTACCACAAGCTGTTCAAGAAGTGGATGGGTTACGACCTGCCCGCCGGTTGGCAGCTCGAGCTCTGGCCCATGTAATATGGCCTGATTCGGTTTCATTTACCGGGGGCGTGATGCGCGCCCCCGGTTTTTCCGAAAAATAGACATCAACAGACGGATAGTGTTTTGGATTACAATTTTCAATGGCATAAAATGTTTAGCGGTGAGCCTGCCCAGTGGATGTGGGACGGGTTTGTCACCACTTTGCAGATATCGTCCATTTCCCTGATTTGCGCCATGCTGCTCGGCATCATCATCTGCGTCCTGCGGATGACGCCGTTCAAGCCCTTCCAGTGGTTCAGCCTTGCTTACACCGAGTTCTTCAGGAACACGCCGCTGCTCATACAAATTTTCTTCTGGTACAACGCGTCTCACGTGATCATCCCGACGGCCATCAACGAGTGGATGAATGATCTCTACTATTGGTTCCCGGGTCCATTTTCCATGTTCGGCACCCAATTCGTGGGCGAGTGGGTCCTGTTCAACGTGGAGCTGATCACCGGCGTCATCGCCCTGACCGTGTACACCTCGGCCTTCATTGCCGAGGAGATTCGCGCGGGCATATTTTCCATCCCCAAGAACCAGCTTGAAGCGTCCCGCGCCGTGGGCCTTTCCTTCCTTCAGGGGTATCGCTACGTCATCCTGCCCCAGGCCCTGCGCATCGTCATTCCGCCGCTGATTTCACAGGCGCTCAACCTGATCAAGAACTCCTCGCTGTGCATGGTCATCGGCGTGACCGAGATGATGTTTCAGGCAACGCAGATCGAATCCTACCATGCCATTCCGTTCGAGGCTTTCTCCGTGGCCCTCCTGATTTACATGATCATCTCCCTGATCGTTTCATTCTGCATCACCATGTACAACAAGCACTTCATGATTCAGGTCATGTATTAGGGGAGATACGG belongs to Pseudodesulfovibrio portus and includes:
- a CDS encoding amino acid ABC transporter ATP-binding protein, producing the protein MAMIEVQKLHKWYGDFHVLQGITESVNKGEVLVICGPSGSGKSTFIRCINRLEEYQKGQILFDGKDILDKDVNINDLRAEIGIVFQQFNLYPHLSVLKNVTLAPIKVKNVPKDEAEERALTLLERVGIHDQAHKYPAELSGGQQQRVAIARSLAMKPKVMLFDEPTSALDPEMINEVLNVMKDLAREGMTMLCVTHEMGFAREVCDRVLFMDGGVVVEQAPPDEFFKNPQHERTKNFLKEIL
- the qrcB gene encoding menaquinone reductase molybdopterin-binding-like subunit QrcB, whose protein sequence is MSVARRAFIQMSVGATVGILFTPTVWTALDDVSIWTQNWPWIPTLKYGEVKGVPAVSKMCESGCAVKVRTVAGEAFAVAGNEDNPLSGGGVCPLCANGVQVKNSPNRIKAPMLNGEEISWEKAKEVVAEKLEAAGANVAVISGDQTGTVNEVFSALLADKGSDAFYMMPCDMQAADKAWTGLMGGSGQIGYDLEGADVVLLAGADALESWGPTVANLAAFAANESGKFIFAGPMQTKTASVTDKWVPVPAEGMAAFTLGVAYYVLQAGKAVDVADFDAFKAMVMNDYSPAKVEAATGVKADQMAEIAKMLLAASNPVVVPGGSVAAHGAAFALNLLLGGAMKALPEFGSAVSTAMTRSEMLKKDILEGVNADLLFVYEANPAYALPEQVKAGFTVAIDSVNTETTASADLVLPSLHAYERFDDLANPYGVANATYVLGVPVSKPSVKAACAATFILGLADLGFETFEEVLEAKAEAVGADMDSLTEGSAYVVAGDTPVAAGLAANVLGKAAVPVKGSGGVGLIPYTLLNVGTANQATTPNAPCTISNNQLLGDNMVVMMNSATAKQLGVSVGSKVKLSGGNGDCAALVQIFEGVLTGAVAAPLGMGHTVGDEFSKGKGDNVYKILTVSSEAAAGASTWAGSTVNVAKI
- a CDS encoding CvpA family protein, coding for MNFLDIILICIVALFLLRGFFRGLVQEILSLIAVVLAVVLASNFDHLLQPHLALYIDSEMTVGVLSYSIIFVGTLILVWLVAKLIRTMLEITLLGWVDRTAGGVFGLLEGVLIGLIGLMFLQTFAPNSDILTQSAIAPQAQHLVDKLGEYIDIPNPQEALDSARGVLGIDEGDTAE
- a CDS encoding cytochrome c3 family protein produces the protein MEERKASKRCGGVLPFIIGFLATCVLGWAVIPGLFFEKVEQPIWFSHAVHVDGQGMDCESCHYFRDDGSYAGFPTNEVCAECHAVDPEEAMEAIAEEGIDPSDYDAIMKAGIGAIEDNLASGDDDKLAAEREYVVKYLIQGKEVPWLNYQYQPDNVYFSHAAHKDMTVEDMAELKKELSDVVDPSVFEAEEFPEQNCNLCHLKDVHLNDVPPAFERNILSGYSKMTMKMWKCERCHALKGQPNACYTCHK
- a CDS encoding mannose-1-phosphate guanylyltransferase/mannose-6-phosphate isomerase, which translates into the protein MSDAEMSRDGFAAPCHAIILAGGSGTRLWPLSRNLMPKQLLVLGGETTLLQQTVSRVLEAFAPSRIWIVTNEEHVFEVRKQAAVIDPALEGQVLAEPLGRNTLPAIMLGLDRVVMEDESALAAVFPSDHLVRDTGAWVRDLQRASRLAAEKKFVTFGVEPHKPETGYGYIALGTELGENAYTVDGFVEKPDYATATRFIQEGSHLWNSGMFLFSARHFLTQVARCEPQLWDWWMAREEKPLVEGYRDIPNISVDYGVVEKIDNISVVRAGFDWDDLGSWEAMYRLGDKDADGNVIKGDVLAIDCRNSLLISEGGKLAAVGLSDMIMVQTRDATLTCPMPHVQAVRDVVAALKEQGSQLVESHVTVHRPWGNYTVLEEGPQYKIKRIQVLPGARLSSQMHHHRSEHWVVVSGTAEVEVDNKPVILVENQFVDIPKASQHRLANPGKVLLDIIEIQSGPYLEEDDIVRFDDVYGRVEK
- a CDS encoding amino acid ABC transporter permease, coding for MDYNFQWHKMFSGEPAQWMWDGFVTTLQISSISLICAMLLGIIICVLRMTPFKPFQWFSLAYTEFFRNTPLLIQIFFWYNASHVIIPTAINEWMNDLYYWFPGPFSMFGTQFVGEWVLFNVELITGVIALTVYTSAFIAEEIRAGIFSIPKNQLEASRAVGLSFLQGYRYVILPQALRIVIPPLISQALNLIKNSSLCMVIGVTEMMFQATQIESYHAIPFEAFSVALLIYMIISLIVSFCITMYNKHFMIQVMY
- the qrcC gene encoding menaquinone reductase iron-sulfur cluster-binding subunit QrcC, whose product is MQVKEFKIKWGMVIDIDKCTGCGACMVGCQVENNIAPMTKSDPYNYVQALTKDRDDASNKLKTLTWMNVYELSNGMAFPEHETAYLPRPCMQCGNPACVPVCPVVATDKNEEGGIVSQIYPRCIGCRYCMAACPYHARYFNWWDPLWPEGMDKGLSPAASPRPRGVVEKCNFCHSRYLDAKNKARIDGEDPMNLADGAYSTACQDICPTGAIHFGDLNNPEHEVYELHKSPNAFRLLEKLGLAPQVYYMSEREWVRKQGDNYNAGGSGH
- the qrcD gene encoding menaquinone reductase integral membrane subunit QrcD, with product MDSKLFPEGVQRCGFGRFLIWTAVILGFFTWGLYAAVLVLYNGIGTTGLDNYFGFGAWITFDLAVIALGAGAFFTGLLKYILKIKQLEKIINLTVVVGFICYSGAMLVLTLDIGQPGRAWFGYWHPNVHSMLTEVIFCITCYCTVLIIEFVPLVLEQKQLNKIPFIHALAHNMHVNMALFAGIGAFLSTFHQGSLGGMYGVLIGRPFAFREGFFIWPWTFFLFVLSAVGSGPVFTVLVATFMEKLTGKKLVDFKTKALMGKIAGTMLCVYMFFKILDTWAWATGYLPSVGLTFDDMFYGMIYGKWLLWSEIILCGVVPAIMLVTPSIRNRPALLYTAAILDCIGVSLNRYIFTVQTIAFPAMPFDSWQTYAPNWVEYASSIMIVAYGFLVLSLVYRYLPLFPQERELNS
- a CDS encoding ABC transporter substrate-binding protein — protein: MKRLVLVLALVLSFVFAANVGFAGKIEDVKAKGVLVCGVKDSVYLFGFIDPETKELAGLDIDICKYIADKLGVKAEFKTVTSKNRIPMLVQGSVDMLAATMTHKFSRDEQIDFSITYFMDGQKILVKKGGGIASVADLANKKVGTVKGSTSEKNIKAAQPAAQVISFDEYPQAFMALKQGKVKAVTTDSGILAGLKASDDNPDDWEIAGDFIASEPYGLGLPENDSKFRDFVNKSLNEMWLDGTYHKLFKKWMGYDLPAGWQLELWPM
- the rfbC gene encoding dTDP-4-dehydrorhamnose 3,5-epimerase; the encoded protein is MQVHETGFSGLLVLEPRVFQDERGFFLESYSREAFGKLGIDCEFVQDNHAYSRDVGVLRGFHFQAPPAAQAKLVWVTRGAVLDVVVDLRKGSPTFGKWRHVILSAANFKRMFIPHGFGHAYVTIMPDTEFQYKVDAPYAPETEGGIVWDDPDIAMEWAVALRGREPVMSEKDKRLPRLADFDSPFIYED